Proteins encoded by one window of Lentisphaera araneosa HTCC2155:
- a CDS encoding transposase: NYLVNNKALGALYRGKFLAALTEHKIGFQSSLYAKKWNVDCRSVGQGLHALEYLGRYLMRGVVSEQSLSEKEDKVRLRYKDSQTKRMDSKDFGPVEFLQRLAQHVLPRGFHRVREYGFLAPAAKKKLFLMQNLLEVKIPNDPPPKLPALRCSLCQGIMLPIGRVISEGRLKQESLVSVGARSPPIVSIS, translated from the coding sequence AAATTATCTCGTCAACAATAAAGCTTTAGGCGCATTGTATCGGGGTAAATTTCTCGCAGCCTTAACTGAGCACAAAATTGGCTTCCAATCCTCGCTTTATGCAAAAAAGTGGAATGTGGATTGCCGAAGTGTAGGCCAAGGGCTTCATGCCCTCGAATACCTTGGTCGCTACCTCATGCGAGGTGTAGTTTCAGAGCAATCCTTGTCCGAAAAAGAGGATAAAGTTCGACTGCGGTATAAGGATTCGCAGACCAAGCGGATGGACTCCAAAGATTTTGGACCCGTGGAGTTTTTACAGCGCCTCGCTCAGCACGTCTTGCCAAGGGGCTTCCATCGCGTGCGGGAATACGGTTTTCTCGCTCCTGCAGCCAAGAAAAAACTCTTTCTTATGCAGAACTTACTGGAAGTCAAAATTCCCAATGATCCTCCGCCAAAATTACCTGCGCTACGCTGCAGTCTTTGTCAGGGCATTATGCTGCCCATTGGCCGAGTCATTAGTGAAGGACGTCTCAAGCAAGAATCTTTAGTGTCAGTAGGGGCACGCTCGCCGCCTATAGTTTCAATCTCCTAA